A section of the Streptomyces sp. V3I8 genome encodes:
- a CDS encoding S1 family peptidase — protein sequence MRHARRNVQRIARLAAIGGLACGGLMVTHAVASETSGDPLTPNAETRAARTGQELVTDLGASRTAGSWIDAEGRPVVAVTDEKAAADVREAGAVAKVVSHTMLDLKSATETLKDAPKVAGTSWAMDYAANQVVVRADTTVSAAQWARLTAVAEGIGTSVRMERTKGTFTPRLNGADAMFAGSGRCSAGFNVTNGQNDFILTAGHCGPVGTTWFSDQQGSKQVGDTVSGSFPGGDFSLVRYAPGTALSGADIVSVGGGQGVRIVGAADPAVGQKVFRSGSTTGLRSGQVTGLNATVNYPQGTVTGLIETTVCAEPGDSGGPMFADGLALGVTSGGSGDCTNGGTTFFQPVTKALDSLGVELAGDPGSADQAAPSSGSTGATGGAGAAVPPGASSTAPGGAVLPGAMGPAQTVPEGRTDTTTSALERLGEYRNLGPGLFVIAGSLLALVALRIRSERGRRRYRNQYAQSWG from the coding sequence ATGAGGCACGCACGACGGAATGTTCAGCGCATCGCACGGCTCGCCGCCATCGGCGGGCTGGCCTGCGGAGGGCTGATGGTCACGCATGCCGTGGCGAGCGAGACGTCGGGCGATCCGCTCACTCCCAACGCCGAGACCCGGGCCGCGCGGACCGGCCAGGAACTGGTCACCGACCTGGGCGCCTCCCGTACGGCGGGCAGCTGGATCGACGCCGAGGGGCGCCCGGTCGTCGCGGTGACCGACGAGAAGGCGGCGGCCGACGTACGCGAGGCCGGCGCCGTCGCCAAGGTCGTCAGCCACACCATGCTGGACCTCAAGTCCGCCACCGAGACGCTGAAGGACGCGCCCAAGGTGGCCGGCACCTCCTGGGCGATGGACTACGCAGCCAACCAGGTGGTGGTGCGCGCCGACACCACCGTCTCCGCCGCCCAGTGGGCGCGGCTGACCGCGGTCGCCGAGGGCATCGGCACCTCCGTGCGTATGGAGCGGACGAAGGGCACGTTCACGCCGCGGCTGAACGGCGCCGACGCGATGTTCGCGGGCTCGGGACGCTGTTCGGCGGGCTTCAACGTGACGAACGGGCAGAACGACTTCATCCTCACGGCCGGCCACTGCGGCCCCGTGGGCACGACGTGGTTCTCGGACCAGCAGGGCAGCAAGCAGGTCGGGGACACCGTCTCCGGCTCATTCCCCGGCGGCGACTTCTCGCTCGTGCGGTACGCCCCCGGAACCGCCCTGAGCGGCGCCGACATCGTGTCCGTGGGCGGCGGCCAGGGCGTACGGATCGTCGGGGCGGCCGATCCGGCCGTCGGGCAGAAGGTCTTCCGCAGCGGCAGCACGACCGGCCTGCGGTCCGGTCAGGTGACGGGGCTCAACGCCACGGTGAACTACCCCCAGGGCACGGTCACCGGACTCATCGAGACCACGGTGTGCGCCGAACCGGGCGACAGCGGCGGCCCGATGTTCGCCGACGGACTGGCCCTGGGCGTCACCTCGGGCGGCAGCGGTGACTGCACCAATGGCGGCACGACGTTCTTCCAGCCCGTGACGAAGGCGCTCGACTCGCTCGGCGTGGAACTGGCGGGCGACCCCGGCTCGGCCGACCAGGCCGCGCCCTCCTCCGGCAGCACCGGAGCCACCGGCGGCGCGGGCGCGGCGGTGCCGCCCGGCGCCTCCTCGACCGCCCCCGGCGGCGCGGTCCTGCCAGGTGCCATGGGTCCGGCGCAGACGGTTCCCGAGGGGCGGACCGACACCACGACCTCGGCGCTGGAACGGCTCGGCGAGTACCGGAATCTCGGGCCCGGGCTGTTCGTCATCGCGGGGAGCCTGCTCGCGCTGGTGGCACTGCGCATCCGTTCGGAACGGGGCCGCAGGCGCTATCGCAACCAGTACGCGCAGAGCTGGGGCTGA
- a CDS encoding damage-control phosphatase ARMT1 family protein produces the protein MTHPSHDAGRAPADTDTGTTTASASTSAPVSAPAEDRAPVVVGTPGSFARGVLDERHPALIERVRRATPYPPAQQRALDALLDEITQGPVGRLHDSEPGAGAWRDEPYYGQRWADVPFLWAESFFYRRLLAALGYFAPGPWRGVDPFAPFKNAELAGAQVDGELSALDRLPALPPDERDRTLLLSSLWGNRADLGFRLSAGGAGLGDQVPGLVVDDSPALWELLAAGGPGTVCLVADNAGPELLPDLVLADHLLATGRAARVVLHLKPYPYYVSDATTADTLACLDRLTRASGHAAAAGERLRRAMTDGRMVLRAHPFSCAPYSYDRMPADLREDFASATLTVMKGDLNYRRLVGDRHWPATTPFAQACAYFPGPVAALRTLKCDVMTGLTSAALAELDAGAKSWRTSGTHALVQVRA, from the coding sequence ATGACGCACCCCAGTCACGACGCCGGCCGAGCTCCCGCCGACACCGACACCGGCACCACAACGGCATCCGCGTCCACGTCCGCACCCGTGTCCGCCCCGGCCGAAGACCGTGCCCCCGTCGTCGTGGGCACCCCCGGCTCCTTCGCCCGCGGTGTGCTGGACGAGCGGCACCCGGCCCTGATCGAGCGGGTCCGGCGGGCCACTCCCTACCCGCCGGCCCAGCAGCGCGCCCTCGACGCCCTCCTCGACGAGATCACCCAGGGACCGGTCGGGCGCCTGCACGACAGCGAGCCGGGCGCCGGGGCCTGGCGGGACGAGCCGTACTACGGGCAGCGCTGGGCGGACGTGCCGTTCCTGTGGGCGGAGAGTTTCTTCTACCGCAGACTCCTGGCCGCCCTGGGGTACTTCGCGCCGGGCCCGTGGCGGGGTGTCGACCCCTTCGCCCCCTTCAAGAACGCCGAACTCGCGGGCGCCCAGGTCGACGGCGAGCTGTCCGCGCTCGACCGCCTCCCCGCCCTGCCGCCGGACGAGCGGGACCGTACGCTCCTGCTCTCCTCCCTCTGGGGCAACCGCGCCGACCTCGGCTTCCGGCTGTCCGCGGGCGGGGCGGGGCTGGGCGACCAGGTGCCGGGGCTCGTCGTCGACGACTCGCCGGCGCTGTGGGAGCTGCTCGCGGCCGGCGGGCCCGGCACGGTCTGTCTCGTCGCCGACAACGCCGGTCCGGAACTGCTCCCCGACCTCGTGCTCGCCGACCACCTGCTGGCCACCGGGCGGGCCGCCCGCGTGGTCCTGCACCTGAAGCCGTACCCGTACTACGTCTCCGACGCCACCACCGCCGACACACTCGCCTGCCTCGACCGGCTGACGCGCGCGTCCGGGCATGCCGCGGCGGCCGGCGAACGGCTGCGGCGGGCCATGACCGACGGCCGGATGGTCCTGCGCGCCCACCCGTTCTCCTGCGCGCCGTACTCCTACGACCGGATGCCCGCCGATCTCCGGGAGGATTTCGCGTCCGCCACGCTCACCGTCATGAAGGGCGACCTCAACTACCGCCGCCTGGTGGGCGACCGGCACTGGCCGGCCACCACGCCGTTCGCGCAGGCCTGCGCGTACTTCCCCGGCCCGGTGGCCGCGCTGCGGACACTCAAGTGCGACGTCATGACCGGGCTGACGTCCGCGGCGCTGGCGGAGCTGGACGCGGGCGCAAAGTCCTGGCGTACGAGCGGGACGCACGCCCTCGTCCAGGTCAGGGCCTGA
- a CDS encoding class F sortase gives MGGIWWAEDDGRPAGPAAAPAPASGDAKASPGPPASAAPEPRRTPAPERPPVRRPTPPPRQSASPPWIRPSRPPVPPPASPTSPPRPAQPPPPPRPQPPRPPRSLQPLPRSEPRTLSIPDIGLEAPVVGLGLDRRGQLTTPPMDKPRLAGWYRGGPAPGEAGTAVVVGHLDTRTGPAVFAGLSTLKPGQPVEARRADGRTAVYTVDAVRMYEKARFPSQEVYSARKRPELRLITCGGVYDRKTGYQSNVVVFAHLTKTRGPSGSA, from the coding sequence ATGGGCGGCATCTGGTGGGCCGAGGACGACGGTCGGCCCGCCGGGCCGGCCGCCGCCCCGGCGCCGGCGTCCGGGGACGCGAAGGCGTCCCCGGGTCCGCCCGCCTCCGCGGCACCGGAGCCCCGGCGCACCCCCGCCCCCGAACGGCCCCCCGTTCGCCGTCCGACCCCACCGCCCCGGCAGAGCGCGTCACCCCCATGGATCCGGCCGTCCCGGCCCCCCGTGCCGCCGCCCGCCTCACCCACGTCACCGCCCCGGCCGGCGCAACCACCCCCGCCACCGCGGCCCCAGCCACCCCGCCCGCCCCGGTCGCTCCAGCCGCTCCCGCGGTCCGAGCCCAGGACGCTGAGCATCCCGGACATCGGTCTCGAGGCCCCCGTCGTCGGACTGGGTCTGGACCGGCGGGGGCAGCTCACCACTCCGCCGATGGACAAGCCCAGACTGGCCGGCTGGTACCGGGGCGGGCCCGCGCCCGGTGAGGCGGGCACCGCCGTGGTGGTCGGACATCTGGACACCCGGACCGGTCCCGCGGTCTTCGCCGGCCTGAGCACGCTGAAGCCCGGCCAACCCGTCGAGGCCCGGCGCGCCGACGGACGCACCGCCGTCTACACGGTGGACGCCGTCCGCATGTACGAGAAGGCGCGCTTCCCCAGCCAGGAGGTGTACAGCGCGAGGAAGCGCCCGGAGCTCCGGCTGATCACCTGTGGCGGGGTGTACGACCGGAAGACCGGCTACCAGAGCAATGTCGTCGTCTTCGCACACCTGACGAAGACGCGGGGACCTTCGGGTTCCGCCTAG
- a CDS encoding N-acetyltransferase, which yields MNLLPFDSEDAPTVAGWPRSATEVLMWCGLREFPVSGDTVAAWQRRPDVTARVLTDGEQLLGYGELWLDTEEDEVELARIVVAPEARGRGLGRALVRGLLAEARLSGMADVFMRVHPDNAAALRCYRGAGFEPVDTGSATAWNAGQPVAYVWLRAA from the coding sequence GTGAATCTGCTTCCCTTCGACAGCGAAGACGCGCCGACCGTGGCCGGTTGGCCCCGCTCCGCCACGGAGGTCCTGATGTGGTGCGGGCTGCGGGAGTTCCCCGTGTCCGGGGACACCGTCGCGGCGTGGCAGCGCCGGCCGGACGTGACGGCCCGTGTCCTGACGGACGGTGAACAGCTGCTCGGTTACGGGGAGTTGTGGCTCGACACCGAGGAGGACGAGGTCGAGCTGGCACGGATCGTCGTGGCGCCGGAGGCCCGCGGGCGGGGCCTGGGACGCGCACTGGTGCGGGGCCTGCTCGCCGAGGCCCGGCTCTCCGGAATGGCTGACGTGTTCATGCGGGTCCATCCGGACAACGCCGCCGCCCTGCGCTGCTACCGGGGCGCCGGATTCGAACCGGTCGACACCGGGTCGGCCACGGCGTGGAACGCCGGGCAGCCCGTCGCCTACGTCTGGCTGCGGGCCGCCTGA
- a CDS encoding ferredoxin, producing MKLSVDEERCCGAGACVLAAPEVFDQRDEDGVVTLLDSDPAEHRQNAVREAAAVCPTAAIRVTA from the coding sequence ATGAAGCTCAGCGTGGACGAGGAGAGGTGCTGCGGCGCCGGCGCGTGTGTCCTGGCCGCTCCCGAGGTGTTCGACCAGCGGGACGAGGACGGCGTCGTCACCCTCCTGGACAGCGACCCCGCCGAACACCGGCAGAACGCCGTGCGCGAGGCGGCAGCGGTCTGCCCCACCGCGGCGATCCGCGTGACCGCCTGA
- a CDS encoding TetR/AcrR family transcriptional regulator, whose product METRRRAPAGRPRGFDTDEALERAMRVFWEQGYEGASLTDLTHAMGITRTSMYAAFGNKEELFRKALERYTEGPASYGARAVREPTAREVASAFLVGSVRATTRPGCPAGCLGVQGALAAGEPGRAARDTLAAWREEAVSGLRERFRRAVDEGDLPSDADPGLLARYLMTVANGIAVQAAGGATSDDLHLVADMALRSWPSA is encoded by the coding sequence ATGGAGACACGACGGAGGGCACCGGCCGGCCGGCCGAGGGGCTTCGACACCGACGAGGCCCTCGAACGCGCCATGCGGGTCTTCTGGGAGCAGGGCTACGAAGGCGCGAGCCTCACCGACCTGACCCACGCCATGGGCATCACCCGCACCAGCATGTACGCGGCCTTCGGCAACAAGGAGGAGCTGTTCCGCAAGGCCCTGGAGCGCTACACCGAGGGACCCGCCTCGTACGGGGCCCGTGCCGTGCGGGAGCCGACCGCCCGGGAGGTGGCATCCGCGTTCCTCGTCGGCTCGGTCCGGGCCACCACCCGCCCCGGCTGCCCCGCCGGGTGCCTCGGCGTCCAGGGCGCCCTCGCCGCGGGCGAGCCGGGCCGGGCCGCCCGCGACACCCTCGCGGCCTGGCGCGAGGAGGCGGTCTCCGGCCTGCGCGAGCGGTTCCGGCGGGCCGTCGACGAGGGCGACCTGCCGTCCGACGCCGATCCCGGGCTGCTCGCGCGCTACCTCATGACCGTGGCGAACGGCATCGCCGTCCAGGCGGCCGGCGGCGCCACCTCCGACGACCTGCACCTGGTGGCCGACATGGCGCTGCGGAGCTGGCCGTCCGCCTGA
- a CDS encoding DUF3105 domain-containing protein, producing MSRTSKKSAATARKARIEEMRRTEKARERRNRILTVAVSTAIVVGLVGFGAYYINDANEKDEQRQAAAKKPVEGEKSWDAKKLTQNHVTKSVSYPMNPPVGGDHDQAWMTCDGSVYKEAIRNENAVHSLEHGAVWITYNDDASDADVKTLADKVGRTPYTLMSPVKDQAGALMLSAWGKQLTVEKASDPRVQQFLTKYVQGPQTPEPGAACTNGVDAA from the coding sequence ATGAGCAGAACCAGCAAGAAGTCGGCCGCCACCGCCCGTAAGGCGCGCATCGAGGAGATGCGCCGCACCGAGAAGGCCCGCGAGCGCAGGAACCGGATCCTGACCGTCGCGGTCAGCACGGCCATCGTCGTCGGACTCGTCGGCTTCGGCGCGTACTACATCAACGACGCGAACGAGAAGGACGAGCAGCGGCAGGCGGCCGCGAAGAAGCCCGTCGAGGGCGAGAAGTCCTGGGACGCGAAGAAGCTGACCCAGAACCACGTCACGAAGTCGGTGTCGTACCCGATGAACCCGCCGGTCGGCGGCGACCACGACCAGGCGTGGATGACCTGTGACGGCTCGGTCTACAAGGAGGCGATACGGAACGAGAACGCGGTGCACTCCCTGGAGCACGGCGCGGTCTGGATCACCTACAACGACGACGCGTCGGACGCCGACGTGAAGACCCTCGCCGACAAGGTCGGCAGGACGCCGTACACGCTGATGAGCCCGGTGAAGGACCAGGCCGGTGCCCTCATGCTGTCGGCCTGGGGCAAGCAGCTGACCGTGGAGAAGGCCTCGGACCCGCGGGTCCAGCAGTTCCTGACGAAGTACGTGCAGGGCCCGCAGACCCCCGAGCCCGGGGCGGCCTGCACCAACGGCGTCGACGCGGCCTGA
- a CDS encoding cytochrome P450: MTGPVVRLPLPTEDPLAPPAAWETLRRQCPVARAALPSGDSAVYLTRYDHVRQLLADPRFVRPTERDDAARIAPEGAGGAAATGSGTVALPDRGEPHQRWRRQVGRYFTVKRMTALRPGMVRLTEDLVDAMVTAGAPADLRAALGFPLPVYVICDLLGIPADDRDRFSHWSDAFLSVTRYTGEEIRTAHGELVAYMSAHIDAKRARPAGDLLSTLIEESEADEEAGEDGEEPGREPGLSHDELVATGMGLLIAGHETTANMIGKMVAMLLDDRGRWERLVKDPSLVRTAVEESLRFDANLGFGLRRYLGEDVEIDGRLVPAGSTVVCSMPAANRDERAFAGADDTDLGRSPNPHLTFGVGPHSCLGQALARTELQVVLETLLGRLPTLRLAVPVEELRKTEGLLVGGLSEVPVAW, from the coding sequence ATGACCGGTCCGGTCGTACGCCTGCCTCTGCCCACCGAGGACCCCCTCGCACCGCCCGCCGCGTGGGAGACGCTGCGCCGGCAGTGCCCCGTCGCCCGGGCCGCCCTGCCCAGCGGTGACTCGGCGGTCTACCTGACCCGCTACGACCATGTCAGGCAACTGCTCGCCGACCCCCGGTTCGTACGCCCCACCGAGCGGGACGACGCCGCCCGGATCGCCCCCGAGGGAGCCGGCGGCGCGGCGGCCACCGGCAGCGGCACGGTCGCCCTGCCGGATCGCGGTGAGCCCCACCAGCGCTGGCGGCGTCAGGTCGGCAGGTACTTCACCGTCAAGCGGATGACCGCGCTGCGTCCCGGCATGGTCCGTCTGACCGAGGACCTCGTCGACGCCATGGTCACCGCCGGCGCCCCGGCCGATCTGCGCGCCGCTCTCGGCTTCCCACTGCCCGTGTACGTCATCTGCGACCTGCTCGGCATCCCCGCCGACGACCGGGACCGCTTCTCCCACTGGTCCGACGCCTTCCTCAGCGTCACCCGCTACACCGGCGAGGAGATCCGGACCGCCCACGGGGAGCTCGTGGCCTACATGTCCGCGCACATCGACGCCAAGCGCGCCCGGCCCGCCGGCGATCTCCTCAGCACGCTCATCGAGGAGAGCGAGGCGGACGAGGAAGCCGGCGAGGACGGGGAGGAGCCGGGCCGGGAGCCGGGGCTGAGCCACGACGAACTCGTCGCCACCGGCATGGGGCTGCTCATCGCGGGACACGAGACCACCGCCAACATGATCGGCAAGATGGTCGCCATGCTGCTCGACGACCGCGGCCGCTGGGAACGGCTGGTGAAGGATCCCTCGCTGGTGCGTACGGCCGTCGAGGAGTCCTTGCGCTTCGACGCCAACCTGGGCTTCGGCCTGCGCCGTTACCTCGGCGAGGACGTGGAGATCGACGGCCGGCTCGTGCCCGCGGGCAGCACGGTCGTGTGCAGCATGCCGGCCGCCAACCGCGACGAGCGGGCGTTCGCCGGCGCCGACGACACGGACCTCGGCCGTTCACCCAATCCGCACCTGACCTTCGGTGTGGGCCCGCACTCCTGTCTCGGCCAGGCGCTGGCCCGCACCGAACTCCAGGTGGTCCTGGAGACCCTGCTCGGGCGGCTGCCCACGCTGCGCCTGGCCGTGCCGGTCGAAGAACTGCGCAAGACCGAGGGACTCCTCGTCGGAGGGCTGAGCGAGGTCCCGGTCGCCTGGTGA
- a CDS encoding alpha/beta fold hydrolase: MPQDADPITPAGARHRLVDVPGARIHLVEQGAGPLVLLIHGFPELWSSWRHQLPVLAAAGYRAVAVDVRGYGRSSVPEDVAAYRIGAHVEDNVAVVRALGEETAVIVGHDWGSTIAADSALLRPDVFTAVGMLGVPYAPRGGPRPSDVFAMIGGDEEFYVGHFQEPGRAEAEIERDVRGWLAGFYATLAGDTRPASGEGAVFFVPKGARMSDRFVPHRPSWLTDAELDFVTAEFGRTGFKGALNRYRSMDRDWEDLADFDGAPIAQPSLFVAGELDASLTWLADAVEAFPGTLPGLVSSHLVEGCGHWVQQERPDEVNRLLLAWLASLDGATPSA; the protein is encoded by the coding sequence ATGCCGCAGGACGCCGACCCGATCACCCCGGCGGGTGCCCGTCACCGACTGGTGGACGTGCCCGGTGCCCGTATCCACCTGGTCGAGCAGGGCGCCGGCCCGCTGGTCCTGCTGATCCACGGCTTTCCCGAACTCTGGTCCTCGTGGCGCCACCAGCTCCCGGTGCTCGCCGCGGCCGGCTACCGCGCGGTGGCCGTCGACGTACGCGGCTACGGGCGCTCCTCGGTGCCCGAGGACGTGGCGGCGTACCGCATCGGTGCCCATGTCGAGGACAACGTGGCGGTCGTCCGTGCGCTCGGCGAGGAGACCGCCGTGATCGTCGGCCACGACTGGGGCTCGACCATCGCCGCCGACTCCGCGCTGCTGCGGCCCGACGTCTTCACCGCCGTCGGGATGCTCGGCGTGCCGTACGCGCCCCGGGGCGGCCCGCGGCCGAGCGACGTCTTCGCCATGATCGGCGGGGACGAGGAGTTCTACGTCGGCCACTTCCAGGAGCCGGGCCGCGCGGAGGCGGAGATCGAGCGCGACGTGCGGGGCTGGCTGGCCGGTTTCTACGCCACCCTGGCCGGCGACACGAGGCCGGCGTCGGGGGAGGGCGCGGTCTTCTTCGTACCGAAGGGCGCCAGGATGTCGGACCGCTTCGTACCGCACCGTCCGTCCTGGCTCACGGACGCGGAACTCGACTTCGTCACGGCCGAGTTCGGGCGGACCGGGTTCAAGGGGGCGCTCAACCGCTACCGCAGCATGGACCGCGACTGGGAGGACCTCGCGGACTTCGACGGCGCTCCGATCGCGCAGCCGTCGCTCTTCGTCGCCGGTGAACTCGACGCCTCCCTCACCTGGTTGGCCGACGCGGTCGAGGCGTTCCCCGGCACCCTCCCCGGTCTGGTCTCCTCGCACCTCGTCGAGGGCTGCGGCCACTGGGTCCAGCAGGAACGCCCCGACGAGGTCAACCGGCTGCTGCTCGCCTGGCTCGCGTCCCTCGACGGAGCGACGCCGTCGGCATGA